In one Sulfitobacter sp. LCG007 genomic region, the following are encoded:
- a CDS encoding malate--CoA ligase subunit beta codes for MDIHEHQAKEILASFGVPVPSGGLAFSPEQAAFRCRELGGGRCVVKAQVHSGGRGAAGGVKLCNGEEETREFAARLLGTSLVTKQTTAQGKRIDRLWVEEASRIAREIYLGFVLDRKSERIMIVASGHGGMEIEDLAESDPDSLIRMVIDPAVGLAEYQARELAFRLGLEGKQIVQMVTVLRACYRAYRDLDAMMVEINPLVVCEDGSLVALDAKMSFDTNALFRRPTVGAMRDPGQEDPRESFAADHGLAYVGLDGDIGCIINGAGLAMASMDMIQLAGGEPANFLDIGGGASPERVCQAFRTVLSDRNVSVILVNIFAGINRCDWIANGVIQAYREVGIEIPVVVRLSGTNVEAGRKLIRESGLPIISADTLAEAAEAAVAARPSTAAAAE; via the coding sequence GTGGATATCCACGAGCATCAGGCCAAGGAAATTCTGGCATCGTTCGGCGTACCGGTTCCGTCGGGAGGCCTCGCCTTCTCGCCCGAGCAGGCCGCATTCCGCTGCCGGGAACTGGGCGGGGGCCGATGCGTGGTCAAGGCCCAGGTGCATTCGGGCGGCAGGGGCGCGGCCGGTGGCGTGAAGCTTTGCAACGGCGAGGAAGAGACCCGCGAATTCGCGGCAAGGCTGCTCGGAACGTCCCTCGTGACGAAGCAGACCACGGCTCAGGGCAAGAGGATCGACCGCCTCTGGGTGGAAGAGGCCTCGCGGATTGCGCGTGAAATCTATCTGGGCTTCGTTCTGGACCGCAAGTCCGAACGCATCATGATCGTCGCCTCCGGTCACGGGGGCATGGAGATCGAGGATCTGGCCGAGAGCGACCCGGACAGCCTGATCCGCATGGTGATCGATCCCGCCGTCGGTCTGGCCGAATATCAGGCCCGCGAACTGGCCTTCCGGCTGGGTCTGGAGGGCAAGCAGATCGTCCAGATGGTAACGGTGCTCAGGGCGTGTTACCGCGCCTACCGCGACCTCGACGCCATGATGGTGGAGATAAATCCGCTCGTCGTGTGCGAGGACGGGTCGCTGGTCGCGCTCGACGCCAAGATGTCCTTCGACACCAATGCGCTTTTCCGTCGCCCGACGGTCGGTGCGATGCGTGATCCCGGTCAGGAAGATCCGCGCGAAAGCTTCGCCGCCGATCACGGGCTCGCCTATGTGGGCCTCGACGGAGATATCGGCTGCATCATCAACGGGGCCGGGCTCGCGATGGCCTCGATGGACATGATCCAGCTTGCGGGCGGCGAACCGGCGAACTTCCTCGATATCGGCGGCGGCGCGAGCCCCGAACGCGTGTGCCAGGCTTTCCGGACGGTCCTGTCGGACCGTAACGTGAGCGTGATCCTCGTGAACATCTTCGCGGGCATCAACCGCTGCGACTGGATCGCGAACGGCGTCATCCAGGCCTACAGGGAGGTCGGCATCGAGATCCCCGTGGTGGTGCGTCTGTCCGGCACGAATGTCGAGGCCGGCCGGAAACTGATCCGGGAAAGCGGCTTGCCGATCATCAGCGCCGACACATTGGCCGAGGCCGCAGAGGCGGCGGTCGCGGCGCGTCCGTCCACCGCGGCAGCGGCAGAATAA
- the sucD gene encoding succinate--CoA ligase subunit alpha yields the protein MAILITEETRVIVQGLSGRIGQFHAQEMIEYGTKVVAGVTPGKGGSTILNRPVFNTVREAVEATGAEASLLFVPPAGAADAMMEAADAGIRTAVCVTDGIPAQDMMRVKRFLRRFPRDRKMRLIGPNCAGIISPGKGFMGIMPPHIYNPGRVGIVGRSGTLGYEAASQMQALGIGVSSSIGIGGDPINGSSFRDILELFEADPETDAVMMIGEIGGPQEAEAAAFVRDHMSKPVAAYIAGLAAPKGRQMGHAGAIISAFGESAQEKVALLSACGIEVAPNPSAMGETVARLLSRTSRAA from the coding sequence ATGGCCATTCTCATCACCGAAGAAACCCGCGTGATCGTCCAGGGCCTTTCAGGCCGGATCGGACAATTCCACGCGCAGGAAATGATCGAATACGGCACCAAGGTCGTAGCCGGGGTCACGCCGGGGAAGGGCGGAAGCACAATCCTGAACCGCCCGGTCTTCAACACCGTGCGTGAAGCCGTCGAAGCGACCGGGGCCGAGGCGAGCCTGCTGTTCGTCCCGCCCGCCGGGGCGGCCGATGCGATGATGGAAGCGGCGGACGCGGGAATCCGGACCGCGGTCTGCGTCACAGACGGAATTCCCGCGCAGGACATGATGCGGGTGAAGCGGTTCCTGCGCCGCTTCCCGCGCGACAGGAAGATGCGCTTGATCGGACCGAACTGTGCCGGCATCATCAGCCCCGGCAAGGGATTCATGGGCATCATGCCGCCCCATATCTACAACCCCGGACGCGTCGGGATCGTCGGTCGATCGGGGACGCTCGGGTACGAGGCCGCCTCGCAGATGCAGGCTCTGGGGATCGGGGTCTCGTCCTCGATCGGGATCGGAGGCGACCCGATCAACGGATCTTCCTTCCGCGACATCCTCGAACTCTTCGAAGCCGATCCCGAAACGGACGCGGTCATGATGATCGGCGAAATCGGCGGACCCCAGGAGGCAGAGGCCGCCGCCTTCGTCCGCGACCACATGAGCAAGCCGGTCGCGGCCTATATCGCGGGCCTTGCCGCGCCGAAAGGCCGCCAGATGGGTCATGCCGGAGCGATCATCTCGGCCTTCGGCGAAAGCGCGCAGGAAAAGGTGGCCCTGCTCAGCGCCTGCGGCATCGAGGTGGCGCCGAACCCCTCCGCCATGGGCGAGACGGTGGCGCGACTGCTGTCCCGGACGTCCCGGGCCGCATGA
- a CDS encoding MaoC family dehydratase N-terminal domain-containing protein: MDLASGTAMSVTAQDSMSDSLDLSRWIGRKETRRGCVSPTTARTIHATLARPSLPCPQDGDPMPALWHWYAFPPDAGMDRLAADGHPALGDFLPPVPYERRMWASGQLTFLDDLRVGEEIEKRSEIRSVDEKTGSAGGMVFVVVDHTLHGPRGLAVRETQSIVYLPMAPRFTPPPKIAGPTGRLAVDVAQPVSTMLLFRYSAITFNAHRIHYDLPYATQVEHYPGLVVHGPLQANLLMAEASAWKGRRPDSFGFRAVHPMFHDTGLHLRATVTESGDLDMCTVANAGHVGMKATAQWEG; this comes from the coding sequence GTGGACCTTGCCTCCGGAACGGCAATGTCCGTGACCGCGCAGGACAGCATGTCCGATTCCCTCGATCTGTCGCGATGGATCGGGCGGAAAGAAACCCGGCGCGGCTGCGTCTCGCCGACCACGGCCCGGACGATCCACGCCACCCTCGCCCGGCCGTCGCTGCCATGTCCGCAGGACGGCGATCCGATGCCGGCGCTTTGGCACTGGTACGCGTTTCCTCCGGATGCGGGCATGGACCGTCTCGCCGCCGACGGGCACCCCGCGCTCGGGGACTTCCTGCCGCCTGTTCCCTACGAACGGCGCATGTGGGCCAGCGGACAGCTCACGTTCCTCGACGATCTGCGCGTCGGGGAAGAGATCGAGAAGCGTTCCGAGATCAGGTCGGTCGATGAAAAGACCGGATCGGCGGGCGGAATGGTGTTCGTCGTGGTCGACCATACGCTGCATGGCCCGCGCGGCCTTGCAGTAAGGGAGACCCAGTCCATCGTCTATCTGCCCATGGCGCCCCGGTTCACGCCGCCCCCGAAGATCGCCGGCCCGACGGGGCGTCTGGCCGTCGATGTCGCGCAGCCTGTCTCGACGATGCTTCTGTTCCGATATTCGGCCATCACCTTCAACGCGCATCGCATCCATTACGACCTTCCCTACGCCACGCAGGTCGAGCACTATCCCGGTCTCGTCGTGCACGGCCCGCTGCAGGCGAACCTCCTGATGGCCGAGGCCAGCGCGTGGAAGGGCCGCAGGCCCGACAGCTTCGGCTTTCGCGCGGTCCATCCGATGTTTCACGACACCGGTTTGCATCTGCGCGCGACGGTGACAGAAAGCGGTGACCTCGACATGTGTACGGTAGCCAATGCCGGGCATGTGGGCATGAAGGCGACGGCGCAATGGGAGGGCTGA
- a CDS encoding CoA transferase, whose product MSGILDGLRVVESAAFVAVPLAGMTLSQMGADVIRVDRLEGGLDAGRWPLAPSGRSLFWAGLNKGKRSIAVDMGSQEGRELVTRLITAPGEDAGIFLTNLPARGALGYNALRQRRDDLIMVTLLGDRHGRPQVDYTVNPALGIPDITGPEGHDAPVASALPSWDLIAGHLCVSSVLAAERHRLRRGTGQHVTLSLKDVAAATLGHLGMIGDAVLNEAERGKSGNALYGAYGQDFVCADGRRVMVIGLTARQWSALVKTTQTEAAMADLARRTGRDLSDEGVRWELRNEITAVLRPWFAARTARAIGAIFDAAKLTWSEFRTVKEAIRDDPDVGPQNPLFTDMEQEGLGRYPVPGHAAAFAALDRVPPRPAPTLGAHTEEILGDVAGLDDAEISGLFDRGIVAGVRRRSVVPAG is encoded by the coding sequence ATGAGCGGAATTCTCGACGGGCTGCGGGTCGTGGAAAGCGCGGCCTTCGTCGCCGTGCCCCTCGCGGGCATGACGCTTTCCCAGATGGGCGCTGACGTTATCCGCGTCGACCGGCTGGAAGGTGGGCTCGATGCGGGGCGCTGGCCGCTTGCGCCGTCCGGGCGCAGCCTCTTCTGGGCGGGTCTGAACAAGGGCAAGCGCTCGATCGCCGTCGACATGGGAAGCCAGGAGGGGCGCGAGCTTGTCACCCGCCTGATCACGGCACCGGGCGAGGATGCGGGAATTTTCCTCACGAACCTGCCTGCCCGCGGCGCTCTGGGCTACAACGCCCTGAGGCAGCGGCGCGACGATCTGATCATGGTCACGCTGCTGGGGGACCGGCACGGTCGCCCGCAGGTGGACTATACGGTCAACCCCGCGCTCGGCATTCCCGACATCACCGGACCCGAGGGGCATGACGCGCCGGTGGCGAGCGCGCTGCCAAGCTGGGACCTGATCGCCGGACATCTCTGCGTGTCGTCCGTCCTGGCGGCGGAACGTCATCGCCTGCGCAGGGGCACCGGTCAGCATGTCACGCTGAGCCTGAAGGATGTCGCGGCGGCGACCCTGGGACATCTAGGCATGATCGGCGACGCGGTTCTGAACGAGGCGGAGCGCGGGAAATCGGGCAACGCGCTTTATGGTGCCTACGGGCAGGACTTTGTCTGTGCCGACGGGCGACGGGTCATGGTCATCGGTCTGACGGCCCGGCAGTGGTCCGCGCTTGTGAAGACAACGCAGACGGAAGCGGCAATGGCGGATCTGGCACGCCGGACGGGCAGGGACCTTTCCGACGAGGGCGTCCGATGGGAGCTGCGAAACGAGATCACCGCGGTTCTTCGCCCCTGGTTCGCCGCGCGCACGGCACGCGCCATCGGCGCGATTTTCGATGCCGCCAAGCTGACATGGTCCGAGTTCCGCACCGTGAAGGAGGCGATCCGGGACGATCCCGACGTCGGGCCGCAAAACCCTCTCTTCACGGATATGGAGCAGGAAGGTCTGGGACGTTATCCGGTGCCGGGCCATGCGGCCGCCTTCGCGGCGCTCGACCGGGTGCCGCCCCGGCCGGCGCCGACCCTCGGCGCGCATACCGAGGAAATCCTCGGCGATGTCGCGGGCCTCGACGACGCCGAGATATCGGGCCTCTTCGACAGGGGCATCGTCGCCGGCGTAAGGCGCAGGTCGGTGGTGCCGGCCGGCTAG